In Verrucomicrobiota bacterium, one DNA window encodes the following:
- a CDS encoding helix-turn-helix transcriptional regulator, with product MKNRSTSSRFKPISEWDRDIGLRIGHLRRKERMKQDAIAEKLGVTRAQITNVEAGRVPLRLGLGWAACKLFDVHPGWLLTGHFGPEGERPFPVQNTPWFNHVEKLVDASKDAHFSEGYAALSWLLGPDAPASNVPTEETQKIPVDNYTKRDIMPPVKRQIPTVQELMSLVAKLTNERGQRTSLAKHLGVRPQQLNEWLVGRKEPNGQTTLQLLNWVQAEEEKQKTLGSVTSTTKGNWTRPKKSDHENPETSPP from the coding sequence ATGAAAAATCGTTCTACATCGTCTCGTTTTAAACCTATATCGGAATGGGATCGTGATATCGGCCTACGGATTGGCCATTTGCGTCGTAAGGAACGCATGAAGCAGGATGCGATAGCAGAAAAACTCGGGGTCACACGTGCCCAAATTACTAATGTAGAAGCCGGGCGAGTTCCATTGCGTCTTGGACTTGGTTGGGCAGCCTGTAAGCTGTTCGATGTTCATCCTGGATGGCTTCTTACTGGGCACTTTGGGCCGGAGGGGGAACGCCCGTTTCCAGTCCAGAACACGCCATGGTTTAATCATGTCGAAAAGCTGGTGGACGCGAGCAAAGACGCACATTTTTCTGAGGGGTATGCAGCACTATCATGGCTCCTTGGTCCAGATGCTCCGGCCTCAAATGTACCGACTGAAGAAACTCAAAAAATACCCGTTGACAACTATACCAAAAGGGATATTATGCCGCCCGTGAAAAGACAGATTCCAACGGTGCAAGAGCTAATGAGCTTGGTTGCTAAACTCACTAACGAGCGCGGCCAACGTACCTCATTGGCAAAGCATCTTGGTGTCCGTCCGCAACAACTCAACGAGTGGCTGGTCGGCAGAAAAGAGCCGAACGGCCAAACAACCCTTCAACTGCTCAACTGGGTCCAGGCAGAGGAAGAAAAACAAAAAACCCTTGGCAGTGTTACAAGCACCACCAAGGGCAATTGGACCCGTCCAAAGAAATCAGATCATGAAAACCCTGAAACGAGTCCGCCATAA
- a CDS encoding helix-turn-helix domain-containing protein — protein MQPHICALPLSLSRPEEKGGRPAVNGRAFRFPLAEQAQELVLTLPAMRSKMESERREILVKLSTRLIEAGFSLNKAATFLEVPASQLCTWRKKYNQGGVQALRPIYGRLSKKHPSGATGCTIGFTLKP, from the coding sequence GTGCAGCCCCATATCTGTGCGCTGCCTCTTTCTCTTTCCAGGCCGGAGGAGAAAGGCGGACGCCCGGCGGTGAACGGGCGGGCGTTCCGCTTTCCTTTGGCGGAACAGGCTCAGGAGCTGGTGCTAACCCTTCCAGCGATGCGCTCCAAGATGGAAAGCGAGCGGCGGGAAATCCTGGTTAAGTTATCCACCCGGCTTATTGAGGCAGGTTTTTCACTCAATAAGGCCGCGACGTTCCTTGAAGTGCCCGCCTCACAGCTTTGCACGTGGCGCAAGAAATACAATCAAGGCGGGGTGCAGGCGCTCAGGCCGATTTACGGGCGGCTATCCAAGAAACACCCCTCTGGAGCTACTGGATGCACCATAGGGTTTACCCTGAAACCATAA